A region from the Pirellulaceae bacterium genome encodes:
- the bioF gene encoding 8-amino-7-oxononanoate synthase has protein sequence MNPLDWIADELRQLDAQHLRRHPTVRRGPQANQIELDGRSYLNFGSNDYLGLAADPLIRTAVTETVQAQGWGSGGSALITGRSLQQQQLEQQLAQFECTEAALVFPTGYAANLGTLTSLAGRGDLIFSDALNHASLIDGCRLSRGEVRVYPHADIDYLRSELKGVNAERRTLIVTDSLFSMDGDFAPLAQLIELCDEFHAILVVDEAHATGVLGKQGRGVCELLGVEDSVPVRIGTFSKAIGSLGGFVVGSKNLIEWLFNRARTQVFSTALPASACQASATALQIVQNEPQRRARLQRHAHELRSHLLAEGWDISDSESHIIPIVIGSSEQTLSAARQLRDGGLLVPAIRPPTVPINASRLRISLTSDHTTENLQTLTKALAPVKSALRD, from the coding sequence ATGAACCCATTGGACTGGATCGCCGACGAACTTCGACAATTGGACGCACAGCACCTACGTCGCCACCCAACAGTTCGGCGAGGGCCGCAAGCGAATCAAATCGAACTCGACGGCCGAAGCTACCTGAATTTTGGTTCGAACGACTATCTGGGGCTCGCTGCTGACCCCCTAATTCGAACCGCCGTCACCGAAACCGTTCAAGCGCAAGGTTGGGGCAGCGGTGGCAGCGCGTTGATCACCGGTCGATCACTGCAGCAACAACAGCTTGAACAGCAATTGGCTCAATTCGAATGCACAGAAGCCGCACTCGTTTTCCCGACCGGCTACGCAGCGAACCTCGGCACACTCACCAGCCTTGCCGGGCGTGGCGACCTGATTTTCAGCGACGCGTTAAACCACGCCAGCCTGATCGATGGCTGTCGCCTTTCCCGAGGCGAAGTCCGTGTCTATCCTCACGCTGACATCGACTATTTGCGATCGGAGCTCAAGGGTGTCAACGCAGAGAGACGAACTCTGATTGTGACAGACAGTTTATTCAGCATGGATGGCGACTTCGCACCTCTGGCACAGCTGATCGAGCTATGCGATGAGTTTCATGCCATCCTTGTCGTTGATGAGGCACACGCGACTGGCGTTTTGGGAAAACAGGGTCGAGGTGTCTGCGAACTCCTGGGCGTCGAAGATTCAGTCCCTGTCCGGATTGGAACCTTCAGCAAAGCAATCGGCTCTTTGGGAGGGTTCGTGGTTGGTTCGAAAAATCTGATTGAATGGCTCTTCAATCGAGCTCGCACACAGGTCTTTTCCACCGCCCTGCCCGCGTCCGCATGCCAGGCATCTGCCACCGCCTTACAAATCGTGCAGAACGAACCCCAACGCCGAGCACGCTTGCAACGGCACGCACACGAGCTCCGATCACACTTGCTTGCTGAAGGCTGGGATATCTCTGACAGCGAGAGTCACATCATCCCGATCGTCATTGGGTCGTCCGAGCAAACGCTGTCAGCTGCCAGACAGTTGCGTGATGGCGGTTTATTGGTCCCCGCAATTCGGCCACCAACGGTCCCCATCAATGCATCGCGATTGCGGATTAGCCTGACAAGCGATCACACAACAGAAAACCTTCAAACGCTCACCAAAGCACTCGCACCTGTCAAGTCAGCTCTGCGTGACTAG
- a CDS encoding SelL-related redox protein, producing MPCRTHLLQLQQQEAQLRERQIDLLVVTFEQAWRAKGYVEETGFPWPLLLDPDRLLYQAYGMGRGTAKEVMGIHNWWLYLKLMLRGGRIRRPTDDIYQLGGDVLIDPQGLILLHYVGRGPADRPAIENVLQLVTQS from the coding sequence TTGCCTTGTCGAACGCATCTGTTGCAGTTGCAGCAGCAGGAAGCCCAGCTTCGAGAACGGCAGATCGACCTGTTGGTGGTTACTTTTGAACAGGCTTGGCGGGCGAAGGGTTACGTCGAGGAGACAGGTTTTCCCTGGCCGCTGCTGTTAGACCCGGATCGATTGCTGTACCAGGCTTATGGCATGGGACGCGGGACGGCGAAAGAGGTGATGGGGATTCACAACTGGTGGCTCTATTTGAAGCTGATGCTTCGAGGGGGTCGAATTCGTCGACCGACGGACGATATTTATCAGTTGGGTGGCGATGTGTTGATCGACCCTCAAGGTTTGATTCTGCTGCACTACGTGGGTCGCGGACCCGCCGATCGACCTGCGATTGAAAACGTGTTGCAGCTAGTCACGCAGAGCTGA
- a CDS encoding TIGR03790 family protein, which yields MKRIHSSYFGLVFALGLASAAYADLTPEEVAIIAVKGSRESRAVASYYAKERKVPKQQILEIDVPPGKDLSYSDWQEKVRPKIRTWLGQTKLHGTIRCFVTVWDVPLRIKKDQAEGSLTQLVRYLSEERASRIDRINDYLSSLATLAGSGESADGLAVDASLEEIKASLEKRLAAAQANVMKLEDGPERKLALQELQTIFVRSLGLNMMAQSLSRQLNLGGNANAELRSQFDTFRGRVVGIRQGRVAMEGLPLGFERDSQLLALIEMSDGIYGAIAWIDEEQKKLKKNETYASFDSELSLVAWPSYQRLQWQPNYLHYRFDGSPIRRYRPTYMVSRLEAPTLLRTRQIIDEAIAVEKTGLQGKVYLDARGLAEVEEQVQTGSYKDYDRSLLLTEKLFRDHTDFEVVLDKRQALFQPGDCSDAALYCGWYSLAKYVDAFEWVPGSVAYHMASSEARTLRDAKSQVWCKRMLEEGVTATIGPAYEPYIIAFPRPNEFFALLLSGKFTLAESFFRCNTFNSWTMVLVGDPLYSPFKAAPALKMEGLDPTIRRLLEGPQSLAGNPETGNPETGNPQP from the coding sequence TTGAAACGCATTCATTCATCTTATTTCGGACTCGTGTTCGCACTTGGTTTAGCGTCTGCTGCGTACGCTGATTTGACACCTGAAGAGGTGGCGATCATCGCAGTCAAAGGCAGTCGTGAGTCGCGCGCAGTAGCGTCTTACTACGCGAAGGAGCGCAAGGTTCCAAAGCAACAGATTCTTGAGATCGATGTGCCGCCCGGGAAGGATTTGAGCTACAGCGACTGGCAAGAAAAGGTCAGACCGAAAATTCGTACTTGGTTGGGTCAGACGAAATTGCATGGAACAATTCGCTGCTTCGTGACGGTTTGGGATGTTCCGTTGCGCATCAAGAAGGATCAAGCTGAGGGTAGCCTCACCCAGTTGGTTCGTTATCTGAGCGAAGAGCGTGCCAGTCGGATAGATCGGATCAACGATTACCTCTCGTCGCTCGCGACACTTGCCGGCAGCGGTGAATCGGCTGATGGGTTGGCAGTTGATGCCAGCTTGGAGGAAATCAAAGCATCTCTCGAGAAACGTCTTGCCGCTGCTCAAGCAAATGTGATGAAGCTCGAGGACGGGCCTGAAAGAAAGCTCGCTTTACAGGAATTACAGACAATTTTTGTTCGCTCACTCGGCCTGAATATGATGGCGCAGAGTCTTTCGCGGCAGCTAAACCTCGGTGGTAATGCGAATGCTGAGTTGCGATCTCAATTTGACACTTTTCGTGGGCGAGTTGTTGGGATTCGTCAAGGCCGAGTCGCGATGGAAGGATTGCCGCTTGGCTTTGAGCGCGATTCGCAATTATTGGCTCTGATCGAGATGAGCGATGGGATCTATGGAGCCATCGCATGGATCGATGAAGAGCAAAAGAAGTTGAAGAAGAACGAGACTTACGCGAGCTTTGACAGTGAATTGTCGCTCGTTGCTTGGCCTTCTTATCAACGACTTCAATGGCAACCCAACTATCTTCATTATCGCTTTGACGGTTCCCCAATTCGTCGCTACCGACCCACCTATATGGTCTCACGCCTCGAAGCTCCAACCTTGTTACGTACTCGTCAGATTATTGATGAGGCGATCGCGGTTGAGAAGACAGGGCTGCAAGGGAAAGTTTATCTCGATGCACGGGGTTTGGCGGAGGTTGAGGAGCAGGTTCAAACTGGATCCTACAAAGACTACGATCGGTCTTTACTGTTGACTGAAAAGTTGTTTCGCGATCATACGGATTTCGAAGTGGTGCTCGATAAACGCCAGGCCTTATTTCAACCTGGCGATTGCTCCGATGCTGCCCTGTATTGTGGTTGGTATTCTTTGGCTAAATACGTTGATGCCTTTGAATGGGTGCCCGGCTCTGTGGCCTATCACATGGCAAGCAGTGAAGCGAGGACGTTGCGTGATGCGAAAAGTCAGGTCTGGTGTAAACGCATGTTGGAAGAGGGAGTCACCGCTACGATTGGTCCAGCTTACGAACCGTATATTATCGCATTTCCGCGGCCCAATGAATTTTTCGCCCTGCTGCTCAGCGGGAAATTTACGCTTGCCGAGTCGTTTTTTCGCTGCAACACTTTTAACTCGTGGACGATGGTGTTGGTTGGCGATCCACTGTATTCGCCTTTTAAAGCTGCGCCTGCCTTGAAGATGGAAGGTCTTGATCCGACCATTCGAAGGCTGCTGGAAGGTCCCCAATCGCTCGCTGGCAACCCAGAAACTGGCAACCCAGAAACTGGCAACCCGCAGCCCTGA
- the rpsI gene encoding 30S ribosomal protein S9 yields the protein MVTIRKDKLTNDALGTGRRKSSVARVRIRAGSGKIIVNKKALEEYFPILQDQRSLLEPLEESGKRSDVDVIIRVHGGGTTGQAGACRMGIARALVSYDTEVFPAMRDNGFLTRDSRMKERKKYGLRGARRGTQFSKR from the coding sequence ATGGTTACCATCCGAAAAGACAAATTGACCAATGACGCACTCGGTACGGGCCGACGCAAATCATCGGTGGCACGCGTGCGAATTCGTGCTGGTAGCGGAAAAATCATTGTGAATAAGAAAGCGTTGGAGGAATATTTTCCGATTCTCCAGGATCAACGCTCCCTGTTAGAACCACTCGAAGAATCGGGCAAACGTTCCGACGTCGACGTTATCATTCGCGTTCATGGCGGTGGAACGACGGGACAGGCTGGTGCCTGTCGCATGGGCATTGCTCGAGCTCTTGTCAGCTACGACACCGAGGTCTTCCCTGCCATGCGAGACAATGGTTTCTTGACACGAGACTCGCGAATGAAAGAGCGAAAGAAGTACGGTTTGCGTGGTGCTCGTCGGGGAACCCAGTTCTCGAAACGTTAG
- the rplM gene encoding 50S ribosomal protein L13 — MAKSGEVDTKWWLVDAEDKIVGRLASEIAVILMGKHRPTYTPHVDTGDFVVVVNVEKITFSGKKWEQKAYTRYTGYPGLKVQTADEVRARSPEKILEEAVRRMLPKNRLGRKMLSKLKIYVGADHPHQAQQPELKELAGK, encoded by the coding sequence ATGGCGAAGTCAGGTGAGGTCGACACCAAGTGGTGGTTGGTCGACGCCGAGGACAAGATCGTCGGTCGCTTGGCGAGCGAGATCGCCGTGATCCTGATGGGAAAGCATCGACCGACCTACACGCCCCATGTCGATACGGGTGATTTCGTCGTTGTCGTTAACGTCGAAAAAATTACCTTTTCAGGCAAAAAATGGGAACAAAAAGCATATACCCGCTACACGGGCTATCCGGGTCTCAAAGTGCAGACGGCGGATGAAGTGCGAGCGAGAAGTCCAGAAAAAATCCTGGAGGAAGCGGTTCGTCGCATGCTTCCCAAGAATCGCCTGGGCCGGAAAATGCTCTCGAAGTTGAAGATCTATGTCGGGGCTGATCATCCTCATCAAGCTCAGCAACCCGAACTCAAAGAGTTAGCCGGTAAGTGA
- a CDS encoding M28 family peptidase, whose product MKRPDGQTVFLGSAVLIGLAILIAIVVIPTNRPGEAEGAASQKSKLTLGDIPFDGQRSYEMLQRICGLGSRMSGSPGMLKQQELLRDHFQQQGGQVEFQRFSVRHPRNGSAVPMANLIVRWHPERKERILLCAHYDTRPFPDRDPDPRKRRGLFVGANDGASGVALLAELGNLMPQLNSKYGVDFVLFDGEELVYEDDRDPYFLGSRYFSQDYVANPPAHRYKAAVLLDMVADTDLQIYQERHSLRWRDSRPLVKDIWKKAAELGVVEFVPRRGYEIRDDHLMLHDIAKIPACDIIDFDYGRPGSRDSFWHTTEDTPDKCSALSLAKVGWVVSEWLKQL is encoded by the coding sequence ATGAAAAGGCCCGATGGCCAAACGGTGTTCTTGGGGTCAGCCGTCTTGATTGGCTTGGCGATTTTAATCGCGATCGTCGTTATTCCTACGAATCGGCCTGGTGAGGCCGAAGGTGCCGCCTCCCAGAAATCCAAGCTCACTTTGGGGGATATTCCGTTTGATGGCCAGCGGAGCTACGAGATGCTCCAACGGATTTGTGGCCTGGGTTCCAGGATGAGTGGATCGCCCGGCATGCTGAAGCAGCAGGAGTTGCTGCGAGATCATTTTCAGCAACAAGGCGGGCAGGTAGAATTCCAGCGGTTCTCGGTGCGACATCCGCGCAATGGTTCGGCGGTGCCGATGGCAAATCTCATTGTCCGTTGGCACCCAGAACGAAAGGAGCGGATTTTGCTCTGCGCCCATTACGACACACGCCCTTTTCCCGACCGAGATCCCGATCCTCGCAAAAGACGTGGCTTGTTTGTGGGCGCCAATGACGGTGCCAGTGGGGTCGCGTTGCTGGCAGAACTCGGGAATTTGATGCCCCAATTGAATTCGAAGTACGGTGTTGACTTCGTCTTGTTTGATGGTGAAGAATTGGTCTATGAAGACGATCGGGATCCTTATTTCTTGGGGTCGCGTTACTTCTCGCAGGATTACGTCGCAAATCCACCAGCGCATCGATACAAGGCGGCCGTGCTGCTGGATATGGTGGCTGATACCGATTTGCAGATCTATCAGGAACGCCATAGTCTGCGCTGGCGAGATTCTCGTCCGCTGGTCAAAGATATTTGGAAAAAGGCAGCCGAGTTGGGAGTTGTGGAATTCGTGCCTCGTCGAGGTTACGAAATTCGTGATGATCATCTCATGTTGCATGATATCGCCAAAATACCTGCTTGCGACATCATTGATTTTGATTACGGACGGCCCGGAAGTCGCGATTCATTTTGGCATACAACCGAGGATACGCCCGATAAATGTTCTGCCCTATCTCTCGCGAAAGTGGGTTGGGTCGTTTCCGAGTGGTTGAAGCAATTGTGA
- a CDS encoding M3 family oligoendopeptidase: MATIRFTDIKAPAPEMVRIQEQYASWLNQITENPAKTLSCIREWDELRRSLSSWQSLVDLHFNQDTTNAQFQEARKQCDQLKPKLTELEVAMKRKLLDSPHRSMVEQEYGQHVIQLWEVDILTYDPAIEADLIRESELEADYNELLASAELKFAGETQNLSSISKFLEDLDRQVRHDADATRWQWFDNHRQQLDDIFDQLVHLRHGMAQQLGFENYIELGYKRMTRVDYGMEDVERYREAVRTEVVPLAEQLLAKQEKRLGLPAGELRHWDEPIYDLKGNPKPDSDYDKLIQMAQAIFDDMGYGLDDFFRMMQDADLMDLKIRSGKAGGGFCTSFDSYGIPFIFANFNGTKGDVEVFTHEMGHAFQAYMSRDQPLYDYLWPTYESCEIHSMGLEFLTYPYMERFFGDEAQRFRTIHLTQSLLFLPYGVAVDHFQHLVYANPDASADERFGFWQQMEERYLPWRKYGDLRHPANGGRWQLQRHIYLSPFYYIDYTLAQTCALQFWLKATHDRENTMNEFVALCRRGGEAAFQDLAQSAQLISPFEEGCLTKVIEQAQQALLAD, from the coding sequence ATGGCGACGATCCGATTCACAGATATCAAGGCTCCGGCTCCTGAAATGGTCCGGATCCAGGAACAATATGCCTCTTGGCTCAATCAAATCACCGAAAATCCGGCCAAGACGCTGTCATGCATACGAGAATGGGATGAGTTGCGCCGATCGCTGAGTAGCTGGCAGTCACTGGTCGATTTGCACTTTAACCAGGACACAACCAACGCCCAATTTCAAGAAGCACGTAAACAGTGCGATCAATTAAAGCCCAAGCTGACAGAGCTTGAGGTCGCGATGAAGCGCAAACTACTCGACAGTCCACACCGCAGCATGGTCGAGCAAGAATACGGGCAGCACGTAATCCAGCTCTGGGAAGTTGACATTCTCACGTACGATCCGGCAATCGAAGCGGACCTAATTCGAGAATCGGAACTGGAAGCCGACTACAACGAATTACTCGCCAGTGCCGAATTGAAATTTGCGGGAGAGACTCAAAACTTGTCTAGCATTTCTAAGTTCCTTGAGGATCTCGATCGACAAGTTCGTCACGATGCTGACGCGACTCGTTGGCAATGGTTCGACAACCATCGACAACAGCTCGATGACATCTTTGATCAACTGGTGCATTTACGACATGGCATGGCACAACAACTTGGCTTTGAAAACTACATCGAATTAGGCTACAAACGAATGACGCGCGTCGACTATGGCATGGAAGATGTCGAACGCTATCGAGAAGCCGTTCGGACAGAGGTCGTGCCATTGGCGGAACAACTCTTGGCCAAACAAGAGAAACGGCTGGGGCTCCCTGCCGGCGAACTTCGTCACTGGGACGAACCAATCTATGACCTCAAGGGGAATCCCAAACCCGACAGCGACTACGACAAGCTAATCCAAATGGCCCAAGCCATATTCGACGACATGGGATACGGCCTGGACGATTTTTTTCGCATGATGCAAGACGCTGATCTGATGGATCTGAAGATCCGTTCAGGAAAAGCCGGCGGCGGATTCTGCACTTCGTTTGACAGCTATGGCATTCCCTTCATCTTTGCAAACTTCAATGGAACCAAAGGCGATGTTGAGGTCTTCACTCACGAAATGGGGCACGCATTCCAAGCCTACATGAGTCGCGATCAACCACTCTACGATTACCTCTGGCCAACCTACGAGTCATGCGAAATCCATTCGATGGGGCTCGAATTCCTGACCTACCCCTACATGGAACGATTCTTCGGCGATGAAGCTCAACGATTCCGAACAATCCATCTGACGCAATCTTTGCTCTTTTTGCCGTACGGAGTGGCCGTTGATCATTTCCAACATCTGGTTTATGCCAACCCTGATGCGTCCGCCGATGAACGTTTCGGCTTTTGGCAGCAAATGGAAGAACGCTATTTACCCTGGCGAAAATACGGTGATCTACGTCATCCTGCCAATGGGGGCCGCTGGCAGCTGCAACGGCACATCTATCTGAGTCCCTTCTACTACATTGACTACACCCTGGCCCAAACTTGTGCTCTCCAATTTTGGTTGAAGGCTACCCATGATCGAGAAAACACCATGAACGAATTCGTCGCGCTCTGCCGTCGGGGAGGAGAAGCGGCATTTCAAGATTTAGCCCAATCGGCTCAACTCATCAGTCCGTTCGAAGAGGGCTGCCTCACAAAAGTCATTGAGCAGGCTCAACAGGCATTGCTGGCCGATTAG